The following are encoded in a window of Collinsella aerofaciens genomic DNA:
- a CDS encoding tetratricopeptide repeat protein codes for MAERPTYKLRFLDPKKRFPAMPEQPAGRSYGVVWKLFGEDPHESCYVVEFVGKSHVSLLGYVCVSGEVYKVDRPVNEASLPDDPDMQLILDESDSNIGEIAVRGTDGTMRSRARVIGSPEGTMREQSDRETWNSTRSLRYGEFMASMFLRYVIFADSENAVSGTADGDGLDEGMKNAVDKIKLVKLPEPVEVLLGFDSTPLPDAIETLLYRIDHTDNPSGIERYAAALMGEVNLPRLRTIAAKTEMSLARIDRSRLFYLNFDRSLLDQDEIDTLLAVECRLNRLSGILERIGAGLGPVASSPSFEGCSLFDLWHISKTTNDVPRLLETLPNDNPWAKPGTVACQPGGEWDVRTRFARIVEALNVVTRLDYTYRANVAEGIVLVRFGRTVVDAMPQREYDAQDDAWREVDEPKRTAWATEHDARIALTLAAACFASGAHITRCYVQIAAPDGEQGERVVKTYSFGRAAYLADCVSVAKDLESMDMDDMPCKHLLEAYEADAPDMIEPAEVHTRPRDDHRPLPPALRDLLLADTADELEVMEEDNDPYVARVVELREQSKVDRAGAFEGFSRLVEELEAKCTVAELLATGPVQTQFCDNQLVRMVLPVMEEDRSVRILRAPDALYFAQHEICSFYAEQEDFERALPEVRRLYDLARSSMQSHFALINVLARLERYDEIIEVARHGLRIASDRPSIGYLFYRLAFAYWNCDQLELALACYRLVPRGEESGGSAQEEMQGLMNEMGVIKPPAFEEAVETIRKAGLELPPVPAVTNQLADAAVQLVDNGFFFLARGCIYQMWRTMGNDELGSLNRSLG; via the coding sequence GTGGCAGAGCGTCCGACATACAAGCTCAGGTTTCTCGATCCCAAAAAGCGCTTTCCGGCCATGCCCGAGCAGCCTGCGGGACGCTCGTATGGCGTGGTTTGGAAGCTCTTTGGCGAGGACCCGCATGAATCATGCTATGTCGTCGAATTCGTCGGCAAAAGCCATGTGTCGCTTTTGGGCTACGTGTGTGTTTCGGGTGAGGTCTATAAGGTGGACCGTCCCGTTAACGAGGCATCGCTGCCCGACGATCCCGACATGCAACTGATTCTTGACGAGTCCGATTCCAACATCGGTGAGATTGCGGTCAGGGGTACCGATGGGACGATGCGCTCCCGGGCGCGAGTCATCGGCTCTCCCGAAGGCACCATGCGCGAACAATCCGATCGCGAGACGTGGAATTCGACGCGCAGCCTTCGCTACGGCGAGTTCATGGCCTCGATGTTCTTGCGTTACGTGATATTCGCCGATTCTGAAAACGCTGTCTCAGGCACGGCGGACGGTGACGGCCTTGACGAGGGCATGAAAAATGCCGTCGACAAGATTAAACTTGTTAAACTCCCCGAGCCGGTTGAGGTGTTGCTGGGTTTTGATTCCACGCCGCTGCCCGATGCAATCGAAACGTTGCTCTACCGCATTGACCATACAGATAATCCAAGTGGCATTGAGCGCTATGCCGCCGCTTTGATGGGCGAAGTTAATCTGCCTCGCCTGCGCACCATCGCGGCCAAAACCGAAATGAGCCTGGCGCGGATCGATCGCTCGAGGCTCTTCTATCTCAATTTTGACCGTAGCCTGCTGGACCAGGACGAGATCGATACCCTGCTTGCCGTCGAGTGCCGCCTGAACCGCCTATCGGGCATTCTTGAGCGTATTGGGGCAGGGTTGGGCCCCGTTGCTTCGTCGCCAAGCTTTGAGGGCTGCTCGCTCTTTGACCTATGGCATATCAGCAAGACGACAAACGACGTTCCTCGCCTGCTCGAAACGCTGCCGAATGACAACCCGTGGGCCAAGCCGGGGACGGTTGCGTGCCAGCCGGGTGGCGAGTGGGACGTTCGCACCCGCTTTGCACGTATCGTAGAAGCGCTCAACGTGGTCACGCGGCTCGACTACACCTATCGAGCGAACGTCGCTGAGGGCATCGTGCTGGTGCGATTTGGCCGCACGGTTGTCGATGCTATGCCGCAGCGCGAATACGATGCTCAAGATGACGCCTGGCGCGAGGTGGATGAGCCTAAGCGCACGGCATGGGCCACCGAGCACGATGCGCGTATTGCGCTTACGCTCGCGGCGGCTTGCTTTGCTTCGGGCGCTCACATCACGCGCTGCTACGTGCAGATTGCGGCTCCCGACGGCGAGCAGGGCGAGCGCGTTGTTAAAACGTATTCCTTTGGCCGTGCGGCCTATCTGGCCGATTGCGTTTCTGTCGCCAAGGATCTTGAGAGCATGGATATGGACGACATGCCCTGCAAGCATTTGCTCGAGGCATATGAGGCAGATGCGCCGGACATGATTGAACCTGCAGAGGTTCACACCCGACCACGTGATGACCATCGTCCATTGCCGCCTGCGCTTCGCGATTTGCTGCTCGCTGATACGGCTGACGAGCTTGAGGTCATGGAGGAGGACAACGATCCGTATGTCGCCCGTGTCGTCGAGTTGCGCGAGCAATCCAAAGTTGACCGAGCCGGTGCTTTCGAGGGCTTTTCTCGCCTTGTCGAGGAGCTGGAAGCCAAGTGTACGGTTGCTGAGCTTTTGGCGACGGGCCCGGTGCAGACCCAGTTCTGCGACAACCAGCTGGTGCGCATGGTGCTGCCGGTGATGGAGGAGGACCGTTCCGTGCGTATCCTTCGCGCTCCCGATGCGCTGTATTTTGCCCAGCACGAGATCTGCAGCTTTTACGCCGAACAAGAGGACTTTGAGCGTGCGCTGCCCGAGGTGCGTCGTCTCTACGATTTGGCGCGCTCGTCCATGCAGTCTCACTTTGCCCTGATCAACGTGCTAGCACGCCTGGAGCGCTATGACGAGATTATCGAGGTAGCACGCCACGGCCTGCGCATTGCCAGTGACCGGCCTTCGATCGGTTACCTGTTCTATCGCCTGGCATTCGCCTACTGGAACTGCGACCAGCTCGAGCTGGCGCTGGCATGTTATCGCCTGGTGCCGCGCGGCGAGGAGTCGGGCGGCAGTGCGCAGGAGGAAATGCAGGGCCTTATGAACGAGATGGGCGTCATCAAGCCGCCCGCGTTTGAGGAGGCTGTCGAGACCATCCGCAAGGCAGGTCTTGAGCTGCCGCCGGTGCCCGCCGTGACCAATCAACTCGCGGATGCCGCCGTGCAACTCGTCGATAACGGCTTCTTTTTCTTGGCGCGCGGCTGCATCTATCAAATGTGGCGCACCATGGGCAACGATGAGCTCGGCTCCCTCAACCGCTCGCTAGGGTAG
- a CDS encoding D-alanyl-D-alanine carboxypeptidase family protein has protein sequence MKSLTSFAKRSAQLVAGFACAIALAAGVPTVAGAQVLTTDNVCGKTADARGITAENLPDIDATNALVMGKDGTVYYGRGADEQVKIASITKVMTAILTVENCKMDEKVTVSNAAATVGNSTAGLLEGDELTVEQALRGLMIPSGNDAAIVLAEYVGKKIDPKTKDAEATFVKAMNERAKKLGCTGTVFENPHGLDFDEWAGDMHSTAHDVALMMQEAMKDDTIREVVASEDSWIEVTGADGSDHSHSMDTHNVLLGQDGNIGGKTGTTDDAGYCFTSAYNRDGDEIYTVILNSTTSDQRFTDTAALANWYYGHKVAVAIANTREKTANGNPLMARISQTDWTDKTIDATLADPAAQATVFSLAGEVTEKVSYDDLSGTVHVGDKVGSVTLKQEGTKIAVVDLVADEEGSGPNPIEWLLVKLDRLSRRIDNRPLTAESETVAKAPEV, from the coding sequence GTGAAGTCCCTCACCTCTTTTGCAAAGCGCTCCGCCCAACTTGTCGCCGGCTTTGCCTGCGCCATCGCCCTTGCCGCTGGCGTGCCCACCGTCGCCGGCGCCCAAGTGCTCACGACCGACAATGTTTGCGGCAAAACCGCCGATGCGCGCGGCATCACGGCAGAAAACCTGCCCGATATCGATGCGACCAATGCCCTCGTCATGGGCAAGGACGGCACCGTCTACTATGGACGCGGCGCCGATGAACAGGTCAAGATTGCCTCGATCACCAAGGTCATGACCGCAATCCTGACCGTCGAAAACTGCAAGATGGACGAGAAGGTCACGGTGAGCAACGCTGCCGCCACCGTAGGCAACTCGACTGCCGGCCTGCTCGAAGGCGACGAGCTCACCGTAGAGCAGGCACTACGCGGCCTGATGATCCCCTCGGGCAACGACGCCGCCATCGTGCTTGCCGAGTACGTGGGCAAAAAGATCGACCCCAAGACCAAAGACGCCGAGGCAACCTTTGTGAAGGCCATGAACGAGCGCGCCAAAAAGCTCGGCTGCACCGGCACGGTCTTTGAGAACCCACACGGTCTGGACTTTGATGAGTGGGCCGGCGACATGCACTCAACCGCACATGACGTGGCACTGATGATGCAGGAAGCCATGAAAGACGATACGATTCGTGAAGTCGTCGCGAGCGAGGATTCTTGGATTGAGGTCACGGGCGCCGATGGCTCAGACCATTCGCATTCCATGGACACGCACAACGTTTTGCTCGGTCAGGACGGAAACATTGGTGGCAAGACCGGCACCACCGACGACGCGGGCTATTGCTTTACGAGCGCCTACAACCGCGACGGCGACGAGATCTACACCGTTATTTTGAACTCCACCACCAGCGACCAGCGCTTTACCGATACGGCGGCCCTTGCCAACTGGTACTACGGTCACAAAGTTGCGGTTGCGATCGCCAACACGCGGGAGAAGACCGCCAACGGCAACCCGCTCATGGCACGCATTAGCCAGACAGATTGGACGGACAAGACGATCGACGCCACGCTCGCCGACCCCGCCGCACAGGCAACGGTGTTCTCACTCGCCGGCGAAGTGACCGAAAAGGTTAGCTACGACGACCTTTCGGGCACGGTGCACGTGGGCGACAAGGTAGGCAGCGTCACGCTCAAGCAAGAAGGCACCAAGATTGCCGTCGTTGATTTGGTTGCCGACGAGGAAGGCTCGGGGCCAAACCCCATCGAGTGGCTACTGGTAAAGCTCGACCGCCTGAGTCGCCGCATCGACAACCGCCCGCTCACGGCCGAGAGCGAGACCGTAGCCAAGGCTCCTGAGGTGTAG
- a CDS encoding response regulator transcription factor → MNERILVVDDEKAIADLVGIYLTKEGFDVQIAYSGADAAKAILEQEFDLALLDVMLPDIDGFELLRTIRASHAYPVIMLTARDAQQDKIEGLSLGADDYVVKPFRPLELIARVHAQLRRYTSYGSRAQAAESPIIQLDGLEINRDARSVMVDGAPVRLTPIEYSILLYLVEHRGSVVPVEDLFRAVWNEDFMPGSNNTVMVHIRHLREKIGDDAQKPRFIKNVWGVGYIIE, encoded by the coding sequence ATGAACGAGCGCATATTGGTAGTTGATGACGAGAAAGCCATCGCCGACCTGGTTGGTATCTACCTTACAAAAGAGGGCTTTGACGTCCAGATCGCCTACAGCGGGGCCGATGCGGCCAAGGCAATTCTGGAACAAGAGTTTGACCTGGCACTGCTCGACGTCATGCTGCCCGATATCGACGGCTTTGAGCTGCTGCGTACCATCCGTGCCAGCCATGCCTATCCCGTAATTATGTTGACGGCGCGCGATGCCCAGCAGGATAAAATCGAAGGCCTTTCGCTTGGCGCGGACGATTACGTGGTCAAACCGTTTCGCCCGCTGGAGCTCATTGCGCGCGTGCATGCTCAGCTTCGTCGCTATACCAGCTACGGCAGCCGCGCACAGGCGGCCGAGTCGCCGATCATCCAGCTCGACGGCCTCGAGATCAACCGCGACGCCCGCTCCGTGATGGTGGACGGCGCACCGGTGCGCCTTACGCCCATCGAGTATTCCATCTTGCTGTATCTGGTCGAGCATCGTGGCAGCGTGGTGCCCGTGGAGGACCTGTTCCGCGCGGTGTGGAACGAGGACTTTATGCCCGGCTCCAACAATACGGTTATGGTGCACATTCGCCATCTGCGCGAAAAGATTGGCGACGACGCCCAAAAGCCGCGCTTTATCAAAAACGTCTGGGGCGTCGGCTACATCATCGAATAA
- a CDS encoding sensor histidine kinase: MTKDDRQAFEVPDRLFEYVRAVVDNRALATVLLFLLSLLLIGIDNIAGILAVLLIGFLLIDRFEIVRRCVVIGGAAWAMTLAIGAMALGGIEGPVLFDAGFVFNMLGFVLALAVCVLFFCGRALYYQGYEQGERHSDRVLAARIQDRLIDHPDAWDNIDGDFLEVEGALNRVRDRERKVQQALRDESHRKDDLVTYLAHDLRTPLASVVGYLSLLQEAPDLPVEQRAHFTGVALDKAHRLDALIEEFFDITRFDFHDIVLTRGCVDLGLLLAQVADEFYPILNEQHKDVQVDVREDLTVLVDGDKMARVFNNIMKNAIAYSYEGSTITIEAGRQDDGGVRIRFINHGDPIPAAKLKVIFEKFYRLDAARATNRGGAGLGLAIAKEIVCAHGGTVACESTPEHTIFTIELPAA, from the coding sequence ATGACAAAAGACGATAGGCAGGCGTTCGAGGTGCCCGATCGACTCTTTGAATACGTGAGAGCAGTCGTCGACAACCGCGCGCTCGCGACGGTACTCCTCTTTTTGCTGAGCCTGCTGCTGATCGGCATCGACAACATCGCCGGTATCTTGGCAGTTTTGCTTATCGGGTTTTTGCTGATCGATCGATTCGAGATCGTGCGCCGTTGCGTGGTGATCGGCGGTGCCGCGTGGGCCATGACGCTGGCGATCGGCGCCATGGCGCTCGGTGGCATTGAGGGACCGGTGCTGTTCGATGCCGGCTTTGTATTCAACATGCTTGGCTTTGTCTTGGCGCTCGCCGTGTGCGTCCTGTTCTTTTGCGGCCGCGCTCTGTACTACCAGGGCTATGAGCAGGGTGAGCGGCATTCCGACCGCGTGCTTGCCGCCCGTATTCAGGACCGCCTGATCGATCATCCTGACGCCTGGGATAACATCGACGGCGACTTCCTGGAGGTCGAGGGTGCGCTCAACCGCGTGCGCGATCGCGAGCGTAAGGTGCAGCAGGCCCTACGCGACGAGTCGCATCGCAAGGACGACTTGGTCACATACTTGGCGCATGACCTGCGCACACCGCTTGCCAGCGTGGTGGGCTACCTCTCGCTGTTGCAGGAGGCACCCGACCTGCCGGTTGAGCAGCGCGCACACTTTACGGGCGTGGCGCTCGACAAGGCGCACCGACTCGACGCGCTTATTGAGGAGTTCTTTGATATCACGCGCTTTGACTTCCACGATATTGTGCTTACGCGCGGCTGCGTCGACCTGGGATTGCTACTGGCGCAGGTGGCCGATGAGTTCTATCCCATTCTCAACGAGCAGCACAAAGATGTCCAAGTTGATGTGCGCGAGGATCTGACGGTACTTGTGGATGGCGACAAGATGGCTCGCGTGTTCAACAACATCATGAAAAACGCCATCGCCTATAGCTACGAAGGATCGACCATCACGATTGAGGCTGGGCGCCAAGATGACGGTGGCGTGCGAATTCGCTTTATTAACCATGGTGATCCGATTCCGGCGGCTAAGCTCAAGGTGATCTTTGAGAAGTTCTATCGCCTGGACGCGGCACGTGCGACCAATCGCGGTGGCGCCGGCCTGGGCCTTGCCATCGCCAAGGAGATCGTATGCGCGCACGGCGGTACCGTTGCATGTGAATCGACGCCCGAACACACGATATTCACCATCGAGCTGCCCGCCGCATAG
- the pstB gene encoding phosphate ABC transporter ATP-binding protein PstB, translating into MTAAAAVEPTELEELMKAQAEAAHEREVGDATRPTAEDLAASPTRIDVEGLDLFYGDHHALKDVNIKIRDKQITSFIGPSGCGKSTLLRCFNRMNDGIKDCRIEGKIALDGQDILGDYDICRLRQRVGMVFQRPNPFPMSIYDNVAYGPRGMGVRDRVVLDELVEDSLRRAALWDEAKDKLKESGLGLSGGQQQRLCIARALAVQPDILLMDEPTSALDPVSTLVVEQLACELKETCTLVVVTHNMQQAARISDSVAFFLLGELVEHAPTAQLFKNPTDPRTADYLTGRFG; encoded by the coding sequence ATGACGGCTGCTGCGGCTGTGGAGCCCACGGAGCTTGAAGAACTCATGAAAGCGCAGGCCGAGGCCGCGCACGAGCGCGAGGTTGGGGATGCGACTCGCCCCACGGCAGAGGATCTTGCCGCCTCGCCGACGCGAATCGATGTTGAGGGCCTCGACCTGTTCTATGGCGACCACCATGCGCTCAAGGACGTGAATATCAAGATCCGCGACAAGCAGATTACCTCGTTCATCGGGCCTTCGGGCTGCGGAAAGTCCACGTTGCTGCGCTGCTTTAACCGCATGAACGACGGCATCAAGGACTGCCGAATCGAGGGCAAGATTGCGCTCGATGGTCAAGATATCCTGGGCGACTACGACATCTGCCGCCTTCGCCAGCGCGTGGGCATGGTGTTCCAGCGCCCCAACCCGTTTCCCATGAGCATCTACGACAACGTCGCCTATGGGCCGCGCGGTATGGGTGTGCGCGATCGCGTCGTGCTCGACGAGCTGGTCGAAGACTCCCTGCGACGCGCCGCCCTGTGGGACGAGGCCAAGGACAAGCTCAAAGAGTCGGGTCTGGGTCTTTCGGGCGGCCAGCAGCAGCGCCTGTGCATCGCCCGCGCACTTGCCGTGCAGCCCGACATTCTGCTGATGGACGAGCCGACCTCGGCACTCGATCCCGTATCGACGCTGGTGGTGGAGCAGCTGGCCTGCGAGCTCAAAGAGACCTGCACGCTCGTGGTCGTTACGCACAATATGCAGCAGGCGGCGCGTATCTCCGATTCGGTCGCATTCTTTTTGCTGGGTGAGCTGGTGGAGCACGCGCCCACCGCGCAACTCTTCAAGAATCCGACCGATCCGCGCACGGCGGATTATTTGACGGGGCGTTTTGGCTGA
- a CDS encoding response regulator transcription factor produces MPAAKGFNMIYYVEDDDNIRDLTVYALRKQGIEAEGFSCDGEFKAAVARRVPDAVLLDIMLPDTDGLAIMRRLRADRLTATVPIMMLTAKDTELDKVMALDGGADDYLTKPFSLMELASRCRALLRRGGMVKQASDVLSVGDIVLSPSHREVTVAGESLKLTLREFDLLEYLMRKPGVVFTRESLLQSVWGWDFDGGSRTVDVHVQTLRQKLGEHASAIETVRGVGYRLAEPSAGDGAEGDDTAATASEE; encoded by the coding sequence ATGCCGGCCGCAAAGGGGTTCAACATGATCTATTACGTCGAGGACGATGACAACATCAGGGATTTGACGGTCTATGCGCTGCGCAAGCAGGGGATTGAGGCCGAAGGCTTTTCGTGCGACGGTGAGTTTAAGGCTGCCGTGGCGCGACGGGTACCCGATGCCGTCCTGCTCGACATCATGCTGCCCGATACCGATGGCTTGGCGATTATGCGTCGACTGCGTGCCGATCGCCTGACGGCGACGGTGCCCATCATGATGCTTACCGCCAAGGATACCGAGCTCGACAAGGTGATGGCGCTCGATGGCGGTGCCGACGATTACCTGACTAAGCCGTTTTCGCTCATGGAGCTCGCCAGCCGCTGCCGCGCACTGCTGCGTCGCGGCGGCATGGTCAAACAGGCAAGCGATGTGCTCAGCGTGGGCGACATCGTGCTCTCGCCCAGCCATCGTGAGGTGACTGTTGCCGGCGAGTCGCTTAAGCTCACCCTGCGCGAGTTCGACCTGCTCGAGTACCTCATGCGCAAGCCCGGCGTGGTCTTTACCCGCGAGTCGTTGCTGCAGAGCGTGTGGGGCTGGGACTTCGACGGCGGTTCGCGCACCGTTGACGTGCACGTGCAGACGCTTCGCCAAAAACTGGGCGAGCATGCCAGCGCCATCGAGACCGTGCGCGGCGTGGGCTACCGCTTGGCCGAGCCTTCTGCCGGTGATGGTGCCGAAGGTGACGACACCGCGGCCACCGCATCGGAGGAGTAA